Proteins encoded in a region of the Armatimonadota bacterium genome:
- a CDS encoding phosphatase, which yields MARIAPFHGVRYTLAELRQCVAPPYDVITPPELFTLRQFPYNITHLTLPDSYEEAAKLWREWQQQGVLRAEPSPVMYLLEQQFSHPATGRPHRRLALVCLMALEEYDSGVVLPHENTQARAKEDRLQLLRATEANLEPIYGLVEGGLFPVLEDLAHVAPIVAEVEYTDGLHRLYRIEEASALEHLTALVAPSRVWIADGHHRYETCLQYRRERRAAEANPEQLQPYDWLMIALTSFEDPGVVILPTHRAVLQASEETLNQLPDYLAQWFEIHPCAAPEAVHCLHKSASRKGFAVVMQADKAFTAWLKEDAVPETLVSGERSLTFRHLDVTLLQALVLEPLFGITQHHLERAEGIRYTRDESEAIQWVSRGEAAVAFLLKPPTVQEVREVALAGEKMPPKSTYFYPKLLSGLVMRGW from the coding sequence ATGGCGCGCATTGCCCCCTTTCACGGCGTACGCTACACCCTTGCCGAACTGCGGCAGTGCGTCGCGCCGCCATACGATGTGATTACCCCGCCGGAGCTTTTTACGCTCCGGCAGTTCCCCTACAATATCACTCATCTCACCCTCCCTGATAGCTACGAGGAGGCAGCCAAACTGTGGCGCGAATGGCAACAGCAGGGCGTGCTCCGAGCAGAGCCCTCTCCGGTGATGTACCTGCTGGAGCAGCAGTTCTCGCATCCTGCGACAGGACGACCTCATCGGCGCCTTGCTCTCGTATGCCTGATGGCACTGGAAGAGTACGATTCGGGCGTGGTGTTACCCCACGAGAACACGCAGGCGCGGGCGAAGGAGGACCGTCTGCAGCTGCTGCGCGCTACTGAAGCCAATCTGGAACCCATCTACGGACTGGTGGAAGGCGGTCTGTTCCCTGTGCTGGAGGATCTGGCACATGTTGCTCCCATAGTGGCGGAGGTGGAGTACACCGATGGTTTGCACCGCCTGTATCGAATAGAGGAGGCCTCTGCGCTGGAACACCTGACCGCCCTGGTAGCACCTTCACGGGTGTGGATCGCAGATGGGCACCACCGCTACGAAACTTGCCTGCAATACCGGCGTGAGCGGCGTGCTGCCGAAGCAAATCCGGAGCAGCTACAACCCTACGACTGGCTGATGATTGCACTAACGTCTTTCGAGGACCCGGGCGTGGTGATATTGCCCACGCATCGCGCGGTGCTGCAGGCATCGGAAGAGACCCTGAATCAGCTGCCTGATTACCTCGCGCAGTGGTTTGAAATACATCCGTGCGCCGCTCCAGAAGCAGTGCACTGTCTGCACAAAAGCGCGTCACGCAAAGGCTTTGCGGTGGTTATGCAGGCAGACAAGGCGTTTACCGCATGGCTTAAGGAGGATGCTGTGCCCGAGACGCTTGTATCCGGCGAGCGTAGCCTCACGTTTCGTCACCTGGACGTGACGCTATTGCAGGCACTGGTGCTGGAGCCTTTGTTCGGCATCACGCAGCACCATCTGGAACGCGCCGAGGGTATCCGCTACACGCGCGATGAGTCGGAAGCGATACAATGGGTGTCGCGTGGCGAAGCAGCAGTCGCCTTCCTGCTGAAGCCGCCGACGGTACAGGAGGTACGCGAAGTGGCTCTGGCTGGAGAAAAGATGCCTCCCAAATCTACCTACTTCTACCCGAAACTGC
- a CDS encoding thioredoxin, translating into MNATHVTTDQFDAEVLQSSVPVLVDFWAVWCGPCKAIAPHVDAISQEYAGRAKVVKVNVDEEPELALRYGIQSIPTLLFFKDGKVQDMIVGVVPKQTIVQKLEALL; encoded by the coding sequence ATGAACGCAACCCATGTGACCACAGACCAGTTTGACGCAGAAGTGCTGCAGTCCAGCGTGCCCGTGCTGGTGGACTTCTGGGCGGTGTGGTGCGGTCCCTGCAAGGCGATCGCCCCGCACGTGGACGCCATCTCGCAGGAGTACGCCGGCAGAGCGAAGGTGGTCAAAGTGAACGTAGACGAGGAACCGGAGCTGGCACTGCGCTATGGCATCCAGAGCATACCCACCCTGCTGTTTTTCAAGGACGGTAAGGTGCAGGATATGATAGTGGGCGTGGTGCCCAAGCAAACGATTGTGCAAAAACTGGAGGCGTTGCTGTAG
- the celI gene encoding transcriptional regulator has product MRAHILEVHGSQSVELFKALASETRVRILELLAQGDMNINELAQALNTSQPTITKHTQLLEQIGLIKTEYKPGVQGMQKRCRLAYDRFIVSFEPTNPPEDRVEEIEMPVGLYTLVNPTPTCGLANRERIIGFLDDPQSFFDPERATAQLLWMAEGFVEYVFPCTLGTGVEIRRLELLIEVCSEAPNYDNDYPSDITVWINGVEVGTWTSPGDFGGRRGRLNPPWWNDYMTQYGMLKIWSVDAEGSYVDGTPVSETTIADLMLAPHHPIIVRIGVKPDAEHIGGFNLFGRGFGNYEQDLVLRLHYVTRRQGSRPEAVATREGGENR; this is encoded by the coding sequence ATGCGGGCGCATATTCTGGAAGTGCACGGCTCTCAGAGCGTGGAGCTATTTAAGGCACTGGCTTCCGAAACGAGGGTGCGGATACTGGAGTTGCTCGCGCAGGGCGACATGAACATCAACGAGCTCGCTCAAGCGCTGAATACCTCTCAGCCCACCATTACCAAACATACCCAGCTGCTGGAACAAATCGGGCTGATTAAGACGGAGTACAAGCCGGGCGTACAGGGCATGCAGAAGCGTTGTCGTCTGGCATATGACCGTTTTATTGTCTCCTTCGAACCGACCAATCCCCCGGAAGACCGCGTGGAAGAGATTGAGATGCCTGTCGGCTTGTACACCCTGGTAAACCCAACCCCAACCTGCGGTCTGGCAAATCGTGAGCGGATTATCGGCTTTCTGGACGACCCGCAATCCTTTTTTGACCCCGAGCGTGCCACCGCGCAGCTGTTGTGGATGGCGGAAGGGTTTGTGGAGTACGTTTTCCCCTGCACGCTGGGAACCGGTGTGGAGATACGACGCCTCGAGCTACTGATAGAGGTCTGCTCCGAAGCGCCCAACTACGATAACGACTATCCCTCCGACATCACTGTGTGGATTAACGGGGTGGAGGTGGGAACGTGGACATCACCGGGCGACTTCGGAGGCAGGCGAGGCAGGCTAAACCCACCCTGGTGGAACGACTATATGACGCAGTACGGCATGTTGAAAATCTGGTCTGTCGATGCAGAGGGCAGCTACGTGGACGGTACGCCTGTCTCGGAAACCACCATTGCCGACCTGATGCTGGCGCCGCACCACCCCATCATCGTACGTATCGGGGTGAAGCCCGACGCCGAACATATCGGAGGCTTTAACCTGTTCGGGCGGGGCTTCGGTAACTACGAGCAGGACCTGGTGTTGCGCCTGCATTATGTGACCAGGAGACAGGGTAGCCGCCCGGAAGCGGTAGCGACGCGGGAAGGAGGTGAGAACAGGTGA